From the genome of Yersinia enterocolitica, one region includes:
- a CDS encoding spore coat protein U: MISLTTQITSKIPRPYRLPYWLVLSVLWLLSVSSATACTFAAAEVKLPQNSSFNVNTLPESASGITALGCDGTALSVLSTPVLNSTITSTANNLNLKNAAGDLIPYSIYSDPGYNNPIIVGGNINYANSNLLTIVLGKIKANLPIYIRTGSNNAINVNISAGTYTDTISLNWNYDLCSAVIGVCIGGTFKGTASSTVTVTLVVNNDCVINAAPNVDFGSYALMSQFIPVNQFITATCTKNATFTTYITNGDNFSALWPQMKLLPGSVIPAPPTDYLQYQLYQGSGSIPWNITNKRSDTATGSAQQIPYKAMINAQQTQRTVGTYQDNVSVVLEY; the protein is encoded by the coding sequence ATGATATCGCTCACGACGCAAATTACCAGCAAGATACCTCGGCCATACAGGCTACCTTATTGGTTGGTTCTGTCTGTACTGTGGCTATTGTCTGTCAGCAGTGCCACCGCGTGCACTTTTGCTGCCGCAGAAGTAAAGCTGCCACAAAATTCATCGTTTAATGTCAATACCCTCCCCGAAAGTGCCAGTGGTATAACGGCACTTGGCTGTGATGGAACAGCGCTGAGCGTATTATCCACTCCCGTATTGAACAGCACCATCACCAGCACTGCTAATAATCTTAATCTTAAGAATGCCGCCGGCGACTTAATTCCTTATTCAATCTATTCTGACCCAGGCTACAACAATCCCATTATAGTCGGGGGGAATATTAACTATGCTAACAGCAATTTACTCACCATCGTGCTGGGGAAAATAAAAGCCAATTTACCTATCTATATCCGTACTGGCAGTAATAATGCCATTAACGTCAATATCAGTGCCGGCACTTATACCGATACTATCTCTTTGAACTGGAATTATGATTTATGCTCTGCCGTTATTGGCGTCTGTATCGGTGGCACATTCAAAGGAACGGCTTCATCAACAGTCACTGTCACATTGGTGGTCAACAACGATTGTGTCATAAACGCCGCGCCCAATGTCGATTTTGGTAGCTACGCGTTAATGTCACAATTTATTCCTGTAAATCAATTTATCACCGCTACCTGTACCAAGAACGCCACCTTCACTACCTACATAACAAATGGCGATAATTTCTCTGCCCTTTGGCCCCAAATGAAATTACTCCCAGGGAGTGTTATACCTGCCCCCCCTACCGACTATTTACAGTATCAACTGTATCAGGGCTCGGGGTCGATTCCCTGGAATATAACCAACAAAAGATCAGATACCGCGACAGGCTCAGCTCAACAGATTCCTTATAAAGCGATGATCAATGCACAACAAACGCAAAGAACCGTTGGCACCTATCAGGACAATGTCAGTGTAGTGCTGGAATACTAG